Proteins encoded within one genomic window of Dyadobacter chenhuakuii:
- a CDS encoding response regulator produces MNKKKVLIIDDDSRNIFALKATLKSKSYDCISCTGAAEALELLRTNEPVDAILIDMMMPEMDGYEAIPLIKNIESRRNTPVYAVTAQAMVGDREKCLKAGADDYISKPINVDRLLQVLKDI; encoded by the coding sequence ATGAATAAGAAAAAAGTGCTGATTATCGATGATGATTCCAGGAACATATTCGCCCTGAAAGCCACATTGAAATCCAAATCCTACGATTGCATTTCCTGCACGGGCGCTGCCGAGGCATTAGAATTGCTTAGGACAAATGAACCTGTCGATGCGATCCTGATTGATATGATGATGCCCGAAATGGATGGTTATGAAGCTATCCCATTGATTAAGAACATAGAAAGCAGAAGAAATACGCCTGTGTACGCAGTGACCGCGCAAGCCATGGTAGGCGACCGCGAGAAATGCCTCAAAGCTGGTGCGGACGATTATATCTCCAAACCGATCAACGTCGACAGATTATTGCAGGTTTTAAAAGACATTTAG
- a CDS encoding CheR family methyltransferase, giving the protein MIEDEEVEILLTDLLDIYGYDFTSYSRASLKRRIVRLVSIDKFPSFAEFRYKVRTDENYLKRFVEEITVNVTEMFRDPTFYKSLREDILPVLGTKPFIRVWHAGCSTGEEVFSMAILLKEAGLLRKSLLYATDLNPSVLEKVRKGIFPMHQMKQYSESYIESGGLKDFSEYYTANYGQAKFDKELSEKIIISTHNLVSDSSFNEFDLILCRNVLIYFDKDLQDRVLKLFDASLGTLGYLALGTKETLKFSVIQNKYKQLNREKIWKKVM; this is encoded by the coding sequence ATGATTGAGGACGAGGAAGTTGAGATACTGCTGACAGACTTATTGGACATCTATGGCTACGACTTTACGAGCTATTCCAGGGCGTCCCTGAAAAGACGCATTGTGCGGCTTGTCTCAATTGACAAATTTCCGAGTTTCGCCGAATTTCGATACAAGGTCAGGACGGATGAAAACTACCTGAAAAGGTTTGTTGAAGAAATTACGGTGAATGTGACCGAGATGTTTCGCGACCCCACTTTCTACAAGTCGTTACGGGAAGACATTTTGCCGGTTCTGGGCACGAAGCCCTTCATAAGAGTGTGGCATGCAGGCTGTTCCACTGGTGAGGAAGTATTTTCAATGGCTATTTTGCTGAAAGAAGCCGGACTGTTGCGGAAATCGCTGCTATATGCGACCGATCTTAATCCCAGCGTGCTGGAAAAAGTGCGGAAAGGGATTTTCCCAATGCACCAGATGAAGCAATATTCGGAAAGTTACATTGAATCGGGCGGCCTGAAAGACTTTTCGGAATATTACACAGCCAATTACGGACAGGCGAAATTCGACAAAGAACTGTCTGAAAAAATCATTATTTCCACGCATAACCTGGTCTCCGACAGCTCTTTTAATGAGTTTGACCTGATATTATGCCGGAATGTGCTCATTTACTTTGACAAAGACCTGCAAGACAGGGTTTTGAAGCTCTTCGATGCCAGCCTGGGAACACTGGGTTATCTCGCATTGGGAACAAAGGAAACATTAAAATTTTCGGTGATACAAAACAAGTATAAGCAGCTTAACCGGGAAAAAATATGGAAGAAAGTGATGTAA
- a CDS encoding AraC family transcriptional regulator, translating to MQTTFPRLDIGPLSEYKENDVMISRFEDYLAEHQNLVFPHRHGFYHLVLFTKGGGFYTIDFNHFEVNPLQIYFMTPGQVHSWHFEGEMEGFVVNFSEAFFRSFLLKPDYLESFSFFDGDSNNSVITVPYDIQKNVVGLFEDLLLQVKKAKFREDIIRVLLLHIFLLLEQGQAQEKKQEVKNQQNPLIKNFQKLVEKNFIKIRQPGEYAEMLHVTPNHLNALSKEHLSLQAGAVIRNRIALEAKRLLINLDFTVSEIAYKLNFNDNSYFSRFFKKETGMTPEAFRAESANHSVKP from the coding sequence ATGCAGACAACTTTCCCGCGGCTTGACATTGGCCCGCTATCTGAGTATAAGGAGAATGATGTAATGATCAGCCGGTTTGAGGATTACCTGGCAGAGCACCAGAACCTGGTGTTCCCGCACCGGCATGGCTTTTACCATCTGGTCCTCTTTACGAAGGGCGGGGGCTTTTATACCATTGATTTCAACCACTTTGAAGTAAACCCGTTACAGATCTATTTCATGACACCGGGTCAGGTGCATTCCTGGCATTTTGAGGGCGAAATGGAAGGATTTGTCGTGAATTTTTCCGAGGCTTTTTTCCGTTCGTTCCTGCTAAAACCTGATTATCTGGAATCTTTTTCGTTTTTTGACGGGGACAGCAACAATAGCGTCATCACCGTTCCGTATGATATTCAGAAGAATGTTGTGGGACTATTTGAAGACCTGTTGTTGCAGGTAAAGAAGGCCAAATTCCGGGAAGATATCATCAGGGTTTTACTGCTGCACATTTTCCTTCTGCTCGAACAGGGCCAGGCGCAAGAGAAAAAGCAAGAGGTCAAAAACCAGCAGAATCCTTTGATCAAAAACTTTCAAAAACTTGTTGAGAAAAACTTCATCAAGATCAGGCAGCCGGGTGAATATGCTGAAATGCTGCATGTTACGCCCAATCACCTGAATGCGCTGAGCAAGGAACATTTAAGCCTGCAAGCAGGGGCGGTCATCCGGAACCGCATTGCGCTGGAAGCGAAGCGATTATTGATCAATCTGGATTTTACAGTGTCCGAGATTGCCTACAAGCTTAATTTTAATGACAACTCTTATTTTTCCCGCTTTTTTAAAAAAGAAACCGGTATGACCCCGGAAGCATTCCGGGCTGAGTCTGCCAACCACTCCGTTAAACCTTAG
- a CDS encoding DUF983 domain-containing protein, with the protein MAKPNKLYSVLFNKCPRCGVGDFFISKSAYNLKNFDKMNKHCPHCGENLVPEPGFYQGALYMSYSFYVAFMVIYFLIFVNFFEEYLDYFLMSIIPVLIILTPYFYRLARRSWLALFIKPANQETVKR; encoded by the coding sequence ATGGCAAAGCCAAATAAACTATATAGCGTCCTTTTCAATAAATGTCCTAGATGCGGTGTGGGCGATTTTTTTATTTCCAAAAGCGCCTATAACCTTAAAAACTTTGACAAAATGAATAAGCACTGCCCGCATTGTGGCGAAAACCTGGTTCCCGAGCCCGGCTTTTACCAGGGTGCGCTGTACATGAGCTACTCTTTTTACGTAGCCTTTATGGTGATCTATTTCCTGATCTTCGTCAACTTTTTCGAGGAGTATCTGGACTACTTTTTAATGTCGATCATTCCCGTATTGATCATCCTGACGCCCTATTTTTACCGGTTGGCGCGGCGTTCGTGGCTGGCTTTATTTATCAAGCCAGCGAATCAGGAAACCGTTAAGCGCTAA
- a CDS encoding hybrid sensor histidine kinase/response regulator produces the protein MILIVDDRPENILPLKKILELHDFKTDSAESGEEALKKILKNSYSVIIMDVQMPGMDGFEVAEAISGFGKAKDTPIIFLSAVNKEKKFITKGYSSGGIDYLTKPVDADILLLKVKTFYKLYEQQQELKAIQHSLQYEIEIRKKAQEELAGRMEELRVILESLPQIAFTIGVDGKIEFVNEHWFQVSADANVFPESHPEDNLYERWETSFRNGQEFTGEARLRHLETQEYKYFLIKIIPILQNGITIRWVGTFTDIHQQKMANELLEHKVEVRTKELLDKNSELETTNHELQQFAWVVSHDLKEPLRKIQTFSHLVKDKYLNENAEAVSYLNRSISSSARMSRLISDLLDYSRLSVKAHFQPTDLNSLLDDLLSDFDEIILNKQAEIRISKLPIIDTIPSQIRQVFQNLISNALKFSKEGIPPVINVTSTIIADKHVDAAEHYEGQYCKIVIEDNGIGFDEKFLDRIFVIFQRLNNMNSYEGTGIGLAIAKKIMDKHNGVISARSAENRGAQFILILPLVQEQALNEIKTEKSAISADEKNL, from the coding sequence ATGATTCTGATTGTCGACGACAGGCCCGAAAATATACTTCCACTTAAAAAAATCCTGGAACTGCACGATTTCAAAACGGATAGTGCAGAGTCAGGAGAAGAGGCGTTAAAAAAAATACTGAAAAACAGCTATTCTGTGATCATTATGGACGTCCAGATGCCCGGCATGGACGGCTTTGAGGTTGCCGAGGCAATTTCGGGTTTCGGGAAAGCTAAGGATACACCCATCATTTTCCTTTCTGCTGTTAACAAAGAGAAGAAATTTATTACCAAAGGTTATTCCTCCGGTGGTATTGATTATCTTACCAAGCCCGTGGATGCGGACATTTTGCTGCTTAAAGTAAAGACTTTCTACAAACTTTATGAACAGCAGCAGGAGCTGAAAGCAATTCAGCACTCACTTCAATATGAAATTGAAATAAGAAAAAAAGCCCAGGAAGAACTCGCCGGGAGAATGGAGGAGTTGCGGGTTATACTTGAATCGCTTCCGCAGATCGCATTCACCATTGGTGTGGATGGAAAAATAGAATTTGTAAATGAACACTGGTTTCAGGTTTCAGCGGATGCAAACGTATTTCCCGAATCGCATCCCGAGGACAACCTGTATGAGCGCTGGGAAACATCATTCAGGAACGGACAGGAATTTACCGGCGAAGCAAGGTTAAGACATTTAGAAACGCAGGAATACAAATATTTTCTGATCAAAATCATCCCGATTCTTCAAAACGGGATAACCATCCGCTGGGTAGGCACATTTACAGACATTCACCAGCAAAAAATGGCGAATGAGCTGCTTGAACACAAAGTAGAAGTCCGGACGAAGGAGCTGCTTGACAAAAATTCGGAACTCGAAACGACCAATCACGAGCTGCAACAATTTGCCTGGGTTGTTTCACATGACTTGAAAGAGCCATTGCGTAAAATACAGACTTTCAGCCATTTGGTAAAAGATAAGTATCTGAATGAAAATGCGGAGGCCGTTTCTTATCTCAACCGGTCCATCAGCTCGTCGGCCAGAATGTCCCGCCTGATCAGTGACCTGCTTGATTATTCCAGGCTTTCGGTTAAAGCCCACTTCCAGCCTACGGACCTCAATTCCTTACTGGACGATTTGCTTTCCGACTTCGACGAGATCATCCTGAACAAGCAAGCAGAGATAAGGATCAGCAAGCTGCCCATCATCGATACCATACCGAGCCAGATTCGGCAGGTTTTCCAAAACCTGATCAGTAATGCGCTCAAATTTTCCAAAGAAGGAATTCCGCCGGTCATAAACGTGACATCCACGATCATTGCCGACAAGCACGTGGACGCAGCTGAGCACTATGAAGGGCAATATTGTAAAATCGTGATCGAAGATAACGGCATCGGCTTCGACGAGAAATTTCTGGACAGGATATTCGTCATTTTCCAGCGGCTCAACAATATGAACAGCTATGAAGGGACGGGTATCGGGCTGGCGATTGCCAAAAAAATTATGGACAAGCACAATGGCGTCATCTCAGCAAGAAGTGCGGAGAACCGCGGCGCCCAATTTATTCTCATACTGCCCCTCGTCCAGGAGCAGGCACTAAACGAAATCAAAACTGAAAAATCAGCTATAAGCGCAGATGAAAAAAACCTCTAA
- a CDS encoding chemotaxis protein CheB, translated as MEESDVKKPVKALLIGGSAGSLQVLFHLLPLLNKTLPFAIIVVLHRRHSADSSLSELLSTKTALRTHEVDDKDVILPGHIYLAPADYHLLIEKGETFSLDYSEKVNFSRPSIDVTFESAAEVYGSSLAALLLSGANEDGTKGLLAVKKTGGITLVQNPETAQMPYMPNYALAHAVIDHVCDIAQMAHFINTLH; from the coding sequence ATGGAAGAAAGTGATGTAAAAAAACCTGTTAAGGCGCTGCTGATCGGAGGATCTGCCGGAAGCTTGCAGGTGCTCTTCCATCTGCTTCCGTTGTTGAACAAAACCCTTCCGTTCGCCATCATTGTGGTGCTCCACCGCCGCCATTCGGCAGACTCATCACTTTCTGAGTTGCTATCTACAAAAACTGCATTGCGTACCCATGAAGTAGACGACAAAGACGTGATCCTGCCAGGGCATATATACCTCGCGCCGGCGGATTACCATCTGCTGATCGAAAAGGGTGAGACTTTTTCACTGGACTATTCAGAAAAGGTCAATTTCAGTCGGCCCAGCATAGACGTTACATTTGAATCTGCGGCGGAAGTATATGGTTCTTCACTGGCTGCATTGTTACTGTCGGGTGCTAATGAGGATGGGACAAAAGGTCTCTTAGCTGTGAAGAAAACAGGGGGAATTACCCTCGTTCAAAACCCGGAAACAGCCCAGATGCCGTACATGCCGAACTATGCCTTGGCGCACGCCGTAATTGACCACGTGTGCGACATTGCACAAATGGCACATTTCATTAACACCTTGCACTGA
- the glgX gene encoding glycogen debranching protein GlgX — translation MKKVSNNTVVKKSEHSDVIVYPGEPYPLGATYDGEGVNFALYSENATGVELCLFESQESEREHIKIEIQEASHHVWHVYVPGLKPGQLYGYRVHGPFVPTAGFRFNPNKLLIDPYAKSISGTIQWHDALFGYVIGDENEDLSFSELDSAPYIPKSVVIDSGFDWEGVQPPEIPYHDTIIYETHVKGFTVLNEQIPEEIRGTYAAMGHPATIKYLKELGVNAVELMPVHHFIADRHLKERELTNYWGYNSIGFFAPDVRYSSAGTLGEQVVEFKNMVKELHKAGIEVILDVVYNHTGEGNHMGPTLSFRGIDNMSYYRLMEGRYYMDYTGTGNTLNARLPSVLRLIMDSLRYWITEMHVDGFRFDLASTLARELHEVDRLSAFFDIIHQDPIISQVKLIAEPWDIGFNGYQVGKFPIGWAEWNGQYRDCMRDYWRGADSMLAEFAERFTGSSDLYKGEYRRPTASINFITAHDGFTLNDLVSYNDKRNFANGENNNDGDDHNRSWNCGVEGPSDDPEVNALRNKQKRNFLTTLFLSQGVPMLVAGDEWGRTQGGNNNAYCQDNEISWLNWDKADTELLTFSQKLIAFSKAHRSFRRRDWFRGLPIKGKGLEDIAWFLPDGSEMPEENWNHDYAKSLAVFLNGKGIRHVNKKGEPIYDDSFYMIFNAHYEPVEYMLPPKKYGTEWRKVIDTSEGTVNEEGELFGPDASVTVDSSSIIVFKHALEQQKI, via the coding sequence ATGAAAAAAGTATCCAATAATACCGTTGTCAAGAAATCAGAACATAGTGACGTCATAGTGTACCCCGGAGAACCCTATCCATTGGGCGCAACGTATGACGGTGAAGGAGTTAATTTCGCATTATATTCCGAGAATGCCACTGGTGTTGAGCTTTGCCTGTTCGAAAGCCAGGAAAGTGAACGGGAGCATATCAAGATTGAAATTCAGGAAGCGTCGCATCATGTGTGGCATGTGTATGTGCCTGGTTTAAAGCCTGGTCAATTATATGGTTACCGTGTCCACGGGCCTTTCGTCCCCACAGCAGGGTTCAGATTTAATCCCAATAAACTTCTTATCGATCCTTATGCAAAGTCCATTTCCGGGACAATCCAATGGCATGATGCGCTTTTCGGCTATGTGATTGGTGATGAAAATGAAGATCTCAGTTTCAGCGAGCTGGATAGCGCTCCTTACATTCCTAAATCGGTGGTGATCGATTCGGGTTTTGACTGGGAGGGCGTACAGCCACCCGAGATTCCTTATCATGATACGATCATTTACGAAACGCACGTAAAAGGGTTTACGGTGTTGAACGAGCAGATTCCTGAGGAAATACGGGGAACGTATGCTGCTATGGGGCATCCGGCCACCATTAAATATCTCAAAGAACTCGGCGTAAACGCAGTTGAGCTGATGCCGGTTCACCATTTTATTGCCGACCGGCATTTGAAAGAGCGCGAACTGACCAACTATTGGGGTTATAATTCCATTGGTTTCTTCGCGCCGGACGTGCGTTACAGCAGTGCAGGAACGCTGGGCGAGCAGGTTGTTGAGTTCAAAAATATGGTGAAGGAATTGCATAAGGCGGGCATTGAAGTGATCCTGGATGTGGTTTATAACCATACAGGAGAAGGTAACCATATGGGGCCGACTTTATCATTCAGGGGCATTGACAATATGTCTTATTACCGGCTTATGGAAGGTCGTTACTATATGGATTACACGGGAACCGGTAACACCCTGAATGCCCGGCTTCCGAGCGTGCTGCGCCTGATCATGGACAGCCTGCGTTACTGGATCACCGAAATGCATGTGGATGGTTTCCGGTTCGACCTTGCTTCTACGCTTGCCAGAGAGTTGCATGAAGTGGACAGGTTGAGCGCATTCTTCGATATTATTCACCAGGATCCTATCATTTCGCAGGTGAAACTTATCGCCGAGCCCTGGGATATTGGTTTCAATGGCTATCAGGTAGGGAAGTTTCCGATCGGATGGGCCGAGTGGAACGGGCAATACCGCGATTGTATGCGCGATTACTGGCGTGGTGCCGATAGTATGCTCGCCGAATTCGCAGAGCGCTTTACAGGAAGTTCGGATTTATACAAAGGAGAATACCGCAGGCCTACGGCGAGCATTAACTTCATCACCGCACACGATGGCTTTACATTGAACGACCTCGTATCGTATAATGATAAACGTAATTTTGCCAATGGTGAAAATAACAATGATGGAGACGATCATAACCGCTCATGGAACTGCGGGGTTGAAGGACCATCGGATGACCCGGAGGTTAATGCATTGAGAAATAAACAAAAACGTAATTTCCTGACAACCCTGTTTTTATCACAAGGTGTTCCTATGCTGGTCGCCGGGGACGAGTGGGGCAGGACGCAGGGCGGGAATAACAATGCTTACTGCCAGGACAATGAGATATCCTGGCTCAACTGGGACAAGGCGGATACCGAATTATTGACATTCTCGCAAAAGCTGATTGCTTTCAGTAAAGCGCACCGTTCGTTCAGAAGACGGGACTGGTTCCGGGGCTTACCGATTAAGGGAAAAGGATTGGAGGATATTGCATGGTTCCTGCCTGATGGAAGCGAGATGCCGGAAGAAAACTGGAACCACGACTACGCCAAATCACTGGCCGTTTTCCTGAATGGTAAGGGGATCCGTCACGTGAATAAAAAGGGCGAACCGATTTATGATGATAGCTTTTATATGATCTTCAATGCGCATTATGAACCCGTTGAATACATGCTGCCTCCAAAAAAATACGGGACGGAATGGCGAAAAGTAATTGATACGAGTGAAGGCACAGTGAACGAAGAAGGCGAACTGTTCGGACCAGATGCGTCGGTGACGGTGGACAGCAGTTCGATCATTGTATTTAAACATGCATTGGAACAACAGAAAATATGA
- a CDS encoding response regulator, with product MKKTSNSIIQQLQIVFSFSILLLIFSLLASYYSTQKLINNSELVNHTNQVLIEAESIISFVKDAETGQRGYLITSDATFLDPYNDAYAKTTNSYNNLSELTADNPAQQKNLREIKALYEAKFGQMQYIIDQTRRNSNFADDQSGRLREMVKGKKIMDDLRLTTERIKSEENKILQTRLEQQQIYIQYTPILLVVAALISILITVFAYMRIKNDMDKRLAQQLLEEEKYRTTERRINRIEQITRQVSEGDYAVRSQDESDDDIGRISAALNKMTASLEQTFNDLNTRNWMQTGMVEISDAIRGERILKKLAANLIETITRYSKAHLGTIYIQDNDWNFKLASSYATENAPETITPGSGLAGQVIHSKKPIVVYDVPENYLKVTSTLGETKPAALAILPLIYAYECIGVIELAFLSKPDKLEIQFLEGSLESIATGVNSALDYLRLQNFLEETQAQSEELQTQHNELENLNAELEAQSQKLQASEEELRVQQEELQQTNEELEERSGLLEEKNAEIQKKAEELELTTRYKSEFLANMSHELRTPLNSILLLSRLLSENDEKNLSTEQVEYATVIQSSGNGLLGLIDEILDLSKIEAGKMELDYVNVTVKEIVDDLKGLFAPVAREKGLDFVVDIENGVPLVIETDKMRLEQILKNLISNALKFTSQGSVRIDIKRKSGSENMLSFAVTDTGIGVAPEKQLHIFEAFQQADGSTKRKYGGTGLGLSISRELVKLLGGEIELSSKLNEGSVFTLSIPVAKAFAGNSSEPKTYFLNHSEEALKTKPEGNDARFISTVIPASIADDRDNIQATDKTILIVEDDTMFAKSLLDYTRKQGYKGIVAVRGDEGLELAQTFKPMGILLDIQLPILSGWEVMDELKSKPETRHIPVHIMSSHRMKNESLLKGAVDFIDKPVAFEKMEEIFKKIEFVVSKRSKKVLIVEDNSMHAKALAYYLSSFNINSQLKSDIDEGLQALQNNEVDCVILDMGIPDKKAYEMLEMAKMNPSFEHIPIIVFTGKSLSMTEELRIKQYADSIVVKTAHSYQRMLDEVSLFLHVVEESKKAPQKASDRQKLGGLSEILQGKTVLIADDDVRNIFSLSKSLENYKMNVLTALDGKEALQRLEENPDVDVVLLDMMMPQMDGYETARRIRENYQWRNLPVIAVTAKAMTGDREKCINAGASDYITKPVDIDQLMSLLRVWLYEKS from the coding sequence ATGAAAAAAACCTCTAACTCGATAATTCAGCAATTACAAATTGTATTCTCCTTTTCCATTCTGCTGCTTATATTCAGCCTTTTGGCCTCCTATTACAGCACTCAGAAGCTTATCAATAATTCAGAACTGGTTAACCACACCAACCAGGTCCTCATAGAAGCCGAATCCATTATCTCTTTCGTTAAGGATGCGGAAACGGGCCAGCGAGGATATCTGATCACCTCAGACGCAACATTCCTGGACCCTTATAATGATGCGTATGCAAAAACAACCAACAGCTACAACAACCTTAGCGAGCTAACCGCCGACAACCCGGCGCAACAAAAAAACCTGCGGGAAATAAAAGCATTGTATGAAGCCAAATTCGGGCAAATGCAATACATTATTGACCAGACACGCCGGAATAGCAACTTTGCAGATGATCAGAGCGGTCGGCTGCGCGAAATGGTCAAAGGAAAAAAGATCATGGACGACCTGCGGCTGACCACAGAGCGCATTAAATCCGAAGAAAATAAAATTCTCCAGACCCGACTGGAACAACAGCAGATCTACATTCAATACACGCCTATCCTGCTCGTTGTGGCCGCATTGATCTCGATCCTGATCACGGTGTTTGCATACATGCGCATCAAGAACGATATGGACAAGAGACTTGCTCAGCAGCTTTTGGAAGAAGAAAAATACAGAACCACAGAACGCAGGATCAACCGGATCGAACAGATTACAAGGCAGGTTTCGGAAGGAGATTATGCTGTAAGATCTCAGGATGAAAGTGATGATGACATTGGCCGCATCTCAGCAGCGCTGAATAAAATGACCGCTTCCCTCGAACAGACATTCAATGATCTTAACACCAGGAACTGGATGCAAACCGGAATGGTGGAGATCAGCGATGCGATCCGCGGCGAGCGAATTTTGAAAAAACTGGCGGCGAACCTCATCGAAACCATTACGCGTTATTCCAAAGCACACCTCGGAACTATCTATATCCAGGATAACGACTGGAATTTCAAATTAGCAAGCAGTTATGCCACGGAGAATGCGCCGGAAACCATCACTCCCGGATCAGGGCTCGCCGGGCAGGTGATCCATAGTAAGAAGCCAATCGTGGTATATGATGTACCCGAAAATTACCTGAAAGTAACGTCAACGCTCGGCGAAACCAAGCCAGCTGCGCTTGCGATCCTGCCGCTTATTTACGCCTATGAATGCATTGGGGTGATAGAATTGGCCTTTCTTTCGAAACCGGACAAGCTTGAAATCCAGTTTTTGGAAGGCAGTTTGGAATCCATTGCTACGGGCGTCAACTCAGCATTGGATTACCTGAGATTGCAGAACTTCCTGGAAGAGACACAGGCCCAGTCCGAGGAATTGCAAACGCAGCATAATGAGCTGGAAAATCTGAATGCCGAGCTCGAAGCACAGTCGCAGAAATTGCAGGCATCCGAAGAAGAGCTGCGCGTGCAGCAGGAAGAACTGCAACAAACCAACGAAGAACTGGAAGAACGCAGCGGACTGCTGGAAGAAAAAAATGCAGAGATACAAAAGAAGGCCGAGGAACTGGAATTGACGACACGCTATAAGTCCGAATTCCTGGCCAATATGTCCCATGAGCTGCGCACACCGCTAAACTCTATTTTACTACTGAGCCGGTTATTGTCCGAAAATGACGAGAAAAACCTGAGCACTGAACAAGTGGAATACGCAACTGTGATCCAATCTTCCGGAAACGGATTGCTCGGGCTGATCGACGAGATCCTGGACCTTTCTAAAATTGAGGCTGGCAAAATGGAGCTGGACTATGTTAATGTTACGGTAAAGGAAATTGTGGACGATCTGAAAGGTTTGTTCGCCCCGGTTGCGCGGGAAAAAGGACTTGATTTCGTGGTTGACATTGAAAACGGTGTTCCCCTGGTGATCGAAACGGATAAGATGCGTTTGGAACAAATACTTAAAAATTTGATTTCCAATGCATTGAAATTCACTTCACAGGGTTCTGTCCGCATTGATATCAAGCGCAAATCCGGCTCGGAGAATATGCTCAGCTTTGCGGTAACAGATACGGGCATAGGCGTGGCGCCGGAGAAGCAACTGCACATCTTCGAAGCATTCCAGCAAGCCGACGGTTCTACAAAAAGAAAGTACGGCGGAACCGGACTGGGGCTGTCCATCAGTCGTGAGCTTGTTAAACTGCTGGGTGGTGAGATTGAACTATCAAGCAAATTAAATGAAGGCAGCGTTTTCACCCTCTCCATTCCTGTTGCAAAAGCTTTTGCCGGAAACAGCAGCGAGCCAAAAACGTATTTCCTGAACCACAGCGAAGAAGCATTAAAGACGAAGCCGGAAGGAAACGATGCACGTTTCATCAGCACGGTAATCCCGGCCAGCATTGCCGACGACCGCGACAACATTCAGGCCACCGACAAAACAATCTTGATCGTGGAAGATGACACCATGTTTGCCAAGTCGCTGCTCGATTATACCCGGAAGCAAGGCTATAAAGGAATCGTGGCCGTTCGCGGAGATGAGGGGCTGGAACTGGCACAAACCTTCAAACCGATGGGTATTTTGCTCGACATTCAGCTTCCTATCCTGAGCGGCTGGGAGGTCATGGACGAATTGAAATCCAAGCCGGAAACAAGGCACATCCCGGTGCACATTATGTCATCGCACCGCATGAAAAATGAAAGCCTGCTGAAAGGCGCCGTGGACTTCATTGACAAGCCGGTTGCCTTCGAGAAGATGGAAGAGATCTTTAAAAAGATTGAGTTTGTAGTCAGTAAGCGGAGCAAGAAAGTGCTTATCGTGGAAGATAATTCCATGCATGCGAAAGCGCTTGCTTATTATTTGTCCTCTTTCAACATTAATTCCCAACTGAAAAGCGACATTGACGAAGGGTTGCAGGCTTTGCAAAACAATGAGGTCGACTGCGTGATCCTGGATATGGGCATACCCGACAAGAAAGCTTACGAAATGCTGGAAATGGCGAAAATGAATCCAAGCTTCGAACATATCCCGATTATAGTTTTTACGGGAAAAAGCCTTTCGATGACCGAAGAGCTGCGTATCAAGCAATATGCGGATTCCATCGTGGTGAAGACTGCCCACTCCTACCAGCGGATGCTGGACGAAGTTTCGCTTTTCCTGCATGTGGTTGAAGAGAGTAAAAAAGCTCCGCAAAAAGCTTCGGACAGGCAGAAACTGGGCGGCCTCAGTGAAATCCTGCAAGGTAAAACGGTGCTTATTGCCGACGACGATGTGCGGAATATCTTCTCGCTTTCCAAATCTTTGGAAAACTATAAAATGAATGTGTTAACCGCACTTGACGGAAAAGAAGCATTGCAGCGGCTGGAAGAAAACCCGGACGTGGACGTGGTGCTGCTGGACATGATGATGCCGCAGATGGATGGCTATGAAACCGCCAGACGTATCCGGGAGAATTACCAGTGGCGCAACCTGCCGGTGATTGCCGTAACAGCCAAAGCAATGACAGGTGACCGCGAAAAATGCATTAATGCCGGCGCGTCCGACTACATTACCAAGCCTGTGGACATTGACCAGCTGATGTCACTGCTGCGCGTGTGGCTGTATGAAAAATCCTGA